The Streptomyces sp. HSG2 genome has a segment encoding these proteins:
- a CDS encoding histidine kinase yields MVALPRPHRFDVFLAVAGLLCGAVLWGVGLVMRPSGQPIVLLEGRWPPLLALSLTAGCAVFRRSAPRAAVTIATAALVVDTTTEGSLVTVLLYTDVVYAAVLYGPPATARALPRYTGLITAVAAVVPYAVWRVPEALLVGVYVGLVTFAPASTGLLVRGHRERAEAAVSRAEQTALLAEMDRVQAVTAERARMAREWHDLVANRLSAVALHSTAALSLRDEATSREALSVIRENSVAGLEEMRRLIALSRDPEGDDGPGPAPTLAGLDSLVASARAHGTEVRLVAGQGAGLSTPVELAAYRIVQESLTNALKHAGPGPVTVVLARAGNVLRVEVTSPYDGDGPRPPRLPGSGAGLVGMRERVGLLGGDLEVGPRPVAGEDGRAVWSVRARLPVVESATRGVVA; encoded by the coding sequence ATGGTCGCCCTCCCCCGCCCGCACCGGTTCGACGTGTTCCTCGCGGTGGCGGGACTGCTGTGCGGGGCGGTGTTGTGGGGGGTGGGCCTGGTGATGCGCCCCTCCGGCCAACCCATCGTGCTCCTCGAAGGGCGCTGGCCACCGCTCCTGGCGCTGTCGCTGACCGCGGGCTGCGCGGTGTTCCGTCGAAGCGCGCCACGCGCCGCCGTGACCATCGCCACGGCGGCACTCGTGGTGGACACCACGACGGAGGGCAGCCTCGTCACGGTCCTGCTGTACACCGACGTCGTGTACGCCGCCGTCCTGTACGGCCCCCCGGCGACGGCCCGTGCCCTGCCCCGGTACACGGGGCTGATCACGGCCGTCGCGGCCGTGGTGCCCTACGCCGTGTGGCGGGTCCCGGAGGCATTGTTGGTGGGCGTGTACGTCGGGCTCGTCACCTTCGCGCCCGCCTCCACCGGGCTACTGGTCCGCGGGCACCGGGAGCGGGCCGAGGCGGCGGTGTCCCGGGCGGAACAGACCGCGCTGCTGGCCGAGATGGACCGGGTACAGGCGGTGACGGCGGAGCGCGCCCGGATGGCGAGGGAGTGGCACGACCTGGTCGCCAACCGCCTCTCGGCCGTGGCCCTGCACTCCACCGCCGCCCTCTCCCTGCGCGACGAGGCCACCAGCCGCGAGGCACTGTCGGTGATCCGGGAGAACAGTGTGGCGGGGTTGGAGGAGATGCGAAGGCTGATCGCGTTGTCCCGGGACCCCGAGGGCGACGACGGCCCGGGGCCGGCCCCGACTCTGGCGGGTCTGGACTCCCTGGTGGCATCGGCGCGCGCCCACGGGACGGAGGTCCGTCTGGTGGCGGGGCAGGGAGCGGGGCTGTCCACCCCCGTCGAGCTGGCGGCCTACCGGATCGTCCAGGAGTCGCTCACCAACGCGTTGAAACACGCCGGGCCGGGCCCGGTCACGGTGGTGCTGGCCCGTGCCGGGAACGTCCTGCGCGTGGAGGTGACCAGCCCCTACGACGGGGACGGCCCCCGGCCCCCCCGGCTCCCGGGATCCGGGGCGGGGCTGGTCGGCATGCGGGAGCGGGTCGGGTTGCTGGGCGGCGACCTGGAGGTGGGTCCCCGACCGGTCGCCGGAGAGGACGGGCGCGCCGTCTGGTCGGTGCGGGCCCGCCTGCCTGTCGTGGAGAGCGCGACGCGGGGGGTGGTCGCGTGA